The following proteins are co-located in the Micromonospora coriariae genome:
- a CDS encoding RNA polymerase sigma factor encodes MSVTRDVRAGEPPPDRLQDTAPGRAEMSFDDFYHAHYRGLVVQLTAYTGDRGHAQDLVQEAFCKAFAQWNRLAGYDDPLAWVRRVAWNLGHNRWRRLRTAQAYLLRQRETHVAGPTPDRVALDAALAKLPPRQRRAVVLHYLADLTVAEIAAQERVAEGTVKSWLHRSRTTLAGYLRDTTEGAENA; translated from the coding sequence GTGAGCGTGACGAGAGACGTTCGGGCGGGTGAACCTCCACCGGACCGCCTTCAGGACACCGCGCCCGGTCGGGCCGAGATGAGCTTCGACGACTTCTACCACGCCCACTATCGGGGCCTCGTGGTCCAGCTCACCGCCTACACCGGGGACCGCGGCCACGCGCAGGACCTGGTTCAGGAGGCATTCTGCAAGGCGTTCGCGCAGTGGAACCGGTTGGCCGGCTACGACGACCCGCTGGCCTGGGTCCGCAGGGTGGCCTGGAACCTCGGCCACAACCGGTGGCGACGGCTGCGTACCGCGCAGGCCTACCTGCTGCGGCAGCGGGAGACGCACGTCGCGGGACCGACGCCGGACCGGGTGGCGCTCGACGCCGCGCTGGCGAAGCTGCCGCCACGCCAGCGCCGGGCCGTGGTGCTGCACTATCTCGCCGACCTGACGGTGGCCGAGATCGCGGCCCAGGAACGGGTCGCCGAGGGCACCGTCAAATCCTGGCTGCACCGGAGCCGGACGACGCTCGCCGGGTATCTGCGCGACACCACGGAGGGGGCGGAAAATGCCTGA
- a CDS encoding NADH-quinone oxidoreductase subunit B: protein MQLPAVLGEPIRFVLNWGRRYSLWVFNFGLACCAIEFIATSMGRHDFIRLGVIPFAHGPRQADLMVVSGTVTDKMAPAIKRLYDQMPEPKYVISFGACSNCGGPYWDSYSVTKGVDQIIPVDVYVPGCPPRPEALLHGILRLQEKIAAEQSGLGGVSRPDLLAAPVDASPRDGAAPRSVDSLTAPPVRPPAAG from the coding sequence GTGCAGCTGCCGGCAGTGCTCGGCGAGCCGATCCGGTTCGTGCTGAACTGGGGCCGCCGCTACTCGCTCTGGGTCTTCAACTTCGGCCTGGCCTGCTGCGCGATCGAGTTCATCGCCACCAGCATGGGTCGGCACGACTTCATCCGGCTCGGCGTGATCCCGTTCGCCCACGGCCCCCGGCAGGCAGACCTGATGGTGGTCTCCGGCACGGTGACCGACAAGATGGCCCCGGCGATCAAGCGGCTCTACGACCAGATGCCGGAGCCGAAGTACGTCATCTCGTTCGGCGCCTGCTCCAACTGTGGTGGCCCGTACTGGGACTCGTACTCGGTGACCAAGGGCGTCGACCAGATCATCCCTGTCGACGTCTACGTGCCCGGCTGCCCGCCCCGGCCGGAGGCGCTGCTGCACGGCATCCTGCGCCTCCAGGAGAAGATCGCCGCCGAGCAGTCCGGCCTCGGTGGGGTGTCCCGGCCGGATCTGCTCGCCGCGCCGGTGGACGCTTCGCCCCGCGACGGCGCCGCCCCGCGCTCCGTCGACTCGCTCACCGCCCCGCCGGTCCGCCCACCCGCCGCCGGCTGA
- a CDS encoding DUF2252 domain-containing protein translates to MSNSVDQRSAHIVAVLTEEFGASMAIDPAAFRRKFRKMAASPFAFYRGSAALFYADQRGDFADDRFLDERTSRVWIHGDLHAENFGTYMNASGQLVFNVNDFDEAYVGPFTWDLRRFAASVALLGYSKALSDTVIGELVAGFAGSYLTELRAIAAGGDDAIGSITLDNADGVLRRVLQQARLNTRVDLLAEQTTVDNYERRFSVGDGVFEVDGDTREKVLAAFEEYLGTLPAASARLRPVAARIKDVVLRKGVGIGSAGLPSYNLLLEGHTQALENDVVIYMKQAQVPAVARYVSDESVRGYFQHQGHRTAESQRALQAHADPWLGFTELDGAGQLVAEVSPYAADLDWSDVNEPEELTGVLADLGRAVARMHSVADDESSHDLVDYSTEEAIVAAVETDERGFVTHLVKFAHAYGLRARQDHQLFVDLFRNGRLPGI, encoded by the coding sequence ATGAGCAACTCCGTGGACCAGCGGTCAGCCCACATCGTCGCCGTGCTGACCGAGGAGTTCGGCGCGTCCATGGCGATCGACCCGGCCGCCTTCCGCCGCAAGTTCCGCAAGATGGCCGCGTCACCCTTCGCCTTCTACCGGGGCAGCGCCGCCCTGTTCTACGCCGACCAGCGCGGCGACTTCGCCGACGACCGGTTCCTGGACGAGCGGACCAGCCGGGTGTGGATCCACGGCGACCTGCACGCGGAGAACTTCGGCACCTACATGAACGCGTCCGGGCAGTTGGTGTTCAACGTCAACGACTTCGACGAGGCGTACGTCGGGCCGTTCACCTGGGACCTGCGACGGTTCGCGGCCAGCGTCGCGCTGCTCGGCTACAGCAAGGCGCTCTCCGACACGGTGATCGGCGAGCTGGTGGCCGGCTTCGCCGGGTCGTACCTGACCGAGTTGCGGGCGATCGCCGCTGGCGGGGACGACGCCATCGGATCGATCACCCTGGACAACGCGGACGGGGTGCTGCGCCGGGTGCTCCAGCAGGCCCGGCTCAACACCCGGGTCGACCTGCTCGCCGAGCAGACCACCGTCGACAACTACGAGCGGCGCTTCTCGGTCGGCGACGGGGTCTTCGAGGTCGACGGGGACACCCGCGAGAAGGTGCTCGCCGCCTTCGAGGAGTACCTGGGCACGCTGCCCGCCGCCTCGGCCCGGCTGCGTCCGGTGGCGGCGCGGATCAAGGACGTGGTGCTGCGCAAGGGGGTGGGCATCGGCTCGGCCGGGCTGCCGTCGTACAACCTGCTGCTGGAGGGCCACACCCAGGCACTGGAGAACGACGTCGTCATCTACATGAAGCAGGCGCAGGTGCCGGCGGTGGCCCGGTACGTGTCCGACGAGTCGGTGCGCGGCTACTTCCAGCACCAGGGTCACCGGACCGCCGAGTCGCAGCGGGCGTTGCAGGCGCACGCCGACCCGTGGCTCGGCTTCACCGAGCTGGACGGGGCCGGCCAGTTGGTCGCCGAGGTCTCGCCGTACGCCGCCGACCTGGACTGGTCCGACGTCAACGAGCCGGAGGAGCTGACCGGGGTGCTCGCCGACCTCGGCCGGGCGGTGGCGCGGATGCACTCGGTCGCCGACGACGAGTCCAGCCACGACCTGGTGGACTACTCCACCGAGGAGGCGATCGTGGCCGCCGTGGAGACCGACGAGCGGGGCTTCGTCACCCACCTGGTGAAGTTCGCGCACGCGTACGGGCTGCGCGCCCGGCAGGACCACCAACTCTTCGTGGACCTGTTCCGCAACGGCCGGCTACCCGGCATCTGA
- a CDS encoding glucose 1-dehydrogenase yields the protein MRAVTVKPGVANSLSLVEDQPEPAPGEGAVLVQALAVGICGTDHEILDGQYGEAPPGSDRLIIGHESLGRVLEDPSGAFQPGDLVAGIVRHPDPVPCPNCAAGEWDMCRNGQFTEHGIKALPGFARDRWRIEPRFAVRLDPALARVGVLLEPTSVVAKAWDHIERIGHRAEWEPQTVLVTGAGPIGLLAALLATQRGLTVHVLDRATSGPKPELVAALGATYHTVPVNDLPFEPDVVVECTGAPSVVIDVMCKAGQTGIVCLAGVSSGGRTIDFDAGALNRALVLENNVVFGSVNANRRHWSMAAQALSRAEQPWLESLLTRRVQVERYAEAYTPEPDDIKVVLEFGV from the coding sequence GTGCGCGCTGTCACTGTGAAACCCGGAGTCGCCAACTCGCTGAGCCTCGTCGAGGATCAACCCGAGCCGGCGCCCGGGGAGGGCGCCGTCCTGGTCCAGGCGCTGGCGGTGGGGATCTGCGGCACCGACCACGAGATCCTCGATGGGCAGTACGGCGAGGCGCCGCCCGGCTCGGACCGCCTGATCATCGGGCACGAGTCGTTGGGCCGGGTGCTGGAAGACCCGAGTGGCGCCTTTCAACCCGGTGACCTGGTGGCCGGGATCGTCCGACACCCCGATCCGGTGCCCTGCCCCAACTGCGCTGCCGGCGAGTGGGACATGTGCCGCAACGGACAGTTCACCGAGCACGGCATCAAGGCGCTGCCGGGGTTCGCCCGCGACCGTTGGCGGATCGAGCCACGCTTCGCGGTCCGGCTCGACCCGGCGCTGGCCCGGGTCGGCGTGCTGCTCGAGCCGACCAGCGTGGTGGCCAAGGCGTGGGACCACATCGAGCGGATCGGGCACCGGGCCGAGTGGGAGCCGCAGACGGTCCTGGTGACCGGGGCGGGGCCGATCGGGCTGCTGGCCGCGCTGCTCGCCACCCAGCGCGGGCTCACCGTGCACGTGCTGGACCGGGCGACCTCGGGGCCGAAGCCGGAGCTGGTCGCCGCGCTGGGCGCCACGTACCACACGGTGCCGGTCAACGACCTGCCCTTCGAGCCGGACGTGGTGGTCGAGTGCACCGGCGCCCCGAGCGTGGTCATCGACGTGATGTGCAAGGCGGGCCAGACCGGGATCGTCTGCCTGGCCGGGGTGTCCAGCGGCGGCCGGACCATCGACTTCGACGCCGGCGCGCTCAACCGGGCGCTGGTGCTGGAGAACAACGTGGTCTTCGGCTCGGTGAACGCCAACCGGCGGCACTGGAGCATGGCCGCTCAGGCGCTCAGCCGCGCCGAGCAGCCCTGGTTGGAGTCGCTGCTCACCCGGCGCGTGCAGGTCGAGCGGTACGCCGAGGCGTACACGCCCGAGCCGGACGACATCAAGGTGGTGCTGGAGTTCGGGGTCTGA
- a CDS encoding NADH-quinone oxidoreductase subunit C, with the protein MTPEEVGARLVALLAPVEATPSVSGGQRYARATVDVPPANWPDALRAARDDTELACDFFDWLSAVDELAEGFDVVAHLWSTRLRHGVLLRTRLPRGEATVASVVDVYPGAAWHERETHEMFGIGFAGHGELRPLLLPPEFEGHPLRKEFVLASRVAKPWPGAKEPGESEAGGGRRPIRPPGVPAPGEWGTTPTPAGAGGAGEGPRGGTPARPAGERPARPAPGARPARTPRPAGTADGPAVPDQPAPGASPGGPVADPPARGERTDDDGGTA; encoded by the coding sequence ATGACTCCCGAAGAGGTCGGCGCTCGGCTGGTCGCGCTGCTCGCGCCGGTCGAGGCGACCCCGTCGGTCTCCGGCGGGCAGCGGTACGCCCGGGCCACCGTCGACGTTCCGCCGGCGAACTGGCCGGACGCGCTGCGCGCCGCCCGCGACGACACCGAGCTGGCCTGCGACTTCTTCGACTGGCTTTCCGCCGTGGACGAGCTGGCCGAGGGCTTCGACGTGGTGGCGCACCTCTGGTCGACCCGGCTGCGGCACGGCGTGCTGCTGCGCACCCGGCTGCCGCGGGGCGAGGCCACGGTGGCTTCGGTGGTCGACGTCTATCCGGGCGCCGCGTGGCACGAGCGGGAGACGCACGAGATGTTCGGCATCGGCTTCGCCGGCCACGGGGAACTGCGACCGCTGCTGCTGCCGCCGGAGTTCGAGGGCCATCCGCTGCGCAAGGAATTCGTGCTCGCCTCCCGGGTGGCCAAGCCCTGGCCCGGTGCGAAGGAACCGGGCGAGTCCGAGGCCGGCGGTGGCCGCCGACCGATCCGGCCGCCGGGCGTGCCCGCTCCGGGCGAGTGGGGCACCACACCCACCCCGGCCGGAGCCGGCGGGGCGGGGGAGGGCCCGCGCGGCGGCACCCCGGCCAGACCGGCGGGTGAGCGGCCGGCGCGGCCCGCCCCGGGGGCCCGTCCGGCGCGTACTCCCCGGCCGGCCGGCACCGCCGACGGCCCGGCCGTGCCGGACCAGCCCGCGCCCGGCGCGAGCCCGGGCGGCCCGGTCGCGGACCCGCCGGCGCGCGGCGAACGGACCGACGACGACGGGGGTACGGCCTGA
- a CDS encoding complex I subunit 1/NuoH family protein: MPLWVELVLRVGGVLVAFLTLPLLVGQAEHKVMAHMQGRLGPMYAGGFHGWAQLVADGVKFVQKEDITPREADRTVFRLAPAVALVPYLLVLLVIPLGPNDLVGQPLDIGLFFVLAVVGVGVVAVLMSAWASANKYSLLGGLRGAAQLLGYELPLVLAAASVAMAAGTLSLSGIVEAWQPWWLIWQAPAMIIFFVAGLAEIRRPPFDMPVADSELVFGYMTEYTGLRFAFFLLAEYVGIVVIAALTTVLFLGGWQGPFADDQLGWLWTLLKIFAVSFVIIWLRVSYPRLREDQLQRLCWLVLVPASLAQLVLTAAVRIAL, from the coding sequence ATGCCGCTCTGGGTGGAGCTGGTGCTGCGGGTGGGCGGCGTGCTTGTCGCGTTCCTGACCCTGCCGTTGCTGGTGGGGCAGGCCGAACACAAGGTGATGGCGCACATGCAGGGCCGGCTCGGCCCGATGTACGCGGGCGGCTTCCACGGCTGGGCGCAGCTCGTGGCCGACGGGGTCAAGTTCGTGCAGAAGGAGGACATCACGCCGCGCGAGGCGGACCGGACCGTGTTCCGGCTGGCGCCGGCGGTGGCCCTGGTGCCCTACCTGCTGGTGCTGCTGGTCATCCCGCTCGGCCCGAACGACCTGGTCGGGCAACCGTTGGACATCGGCCTCTTCTTCGTGCTGGCAGTGGTCGGCGTCGGGGTGGTGGCGGTGCTGATGTCGGCGTGGGCGTCGGCCAACAAGTACAGCCTGCTGGGCGGATTGCGCGGGGCGGCCCAGCTGCTCGGTTACGAGCTGCCGCTGGTGCTGGCCGCCGCGTCGGTGGCGATGGCGGCCGGCACGCTCAGCCTGTCGGGCATCGTCGAGGCGTGGCAGCCGTGGTGGCTGATCTGGCAGGCGCCCGCGATGATCATCTTTTTCGTCGCCGGGCTGGCCGAGATCCGGCGGCCACCGTTCGACATGCCGGTGGCCGACTCGGAGCTGGTCTTCGGCTACATGACCGAATACACCGGCCTGCGGTTCGCGTTCTTCCTGCTTGCCGAGTACGTCGGCATCGTGGTGATCGCCGCGCTGACCACTGTGCTGTTCCTCGGCGGTTGGCAGGGCCCGTTCGCCGACGACCAGCTCGGCTGGCTCTGGACGCTACTCAAGATCTTCGCGGTGTCCTTCGTGATCATCTGGCTCCGGGTGTCCTACCCCCGCCTCCGCGAGGACCAGCTCCAGCGGCTCTGCTGGCTGGTGCTGGTGCCGGCCTCCCTCGCGCAGCTGGTCCTCACCGCGGCAGTCCGCATCGCCCTCTGA
- a CDS encoding glutathione S-transferase family protein, protein MGEAAGGKYVEPGGEFTRDQRYIATRITANGRDGYPVEPGRYRLAVSRACPWANRLIIVRRLLGLEDAISMAVAGPTHDARSWTFDLDPGGRDPVLGIERIQEAYFKRFPGYERGITVPAIVDVPTGQVVTNDYAQMSLDLSTQWGAYHREGAPQLYPEHLRAQIDEVNDVVFRDVNNGVYRCGFAGSQEAYDKAYHRLFDRLDWLSGRLADQRYLVGDTITEADVRLFTTLVRFDPVYHGHFKCNRQKLSEMPVLWAYARDLFQTPGFGDTIDFDHIKRHYYEVHRDINPTGIVPLGPDLSNWLTPHGREALGGRPFGDGTPPPPPTEPVNPAHTPLR, encoded by the coding sequence GTGGGCGAGGCAGCAGGCGGGAAGTACGTCGAGCCGGGCGGTGAGTTCACCCGGGACCAGCGGTACATCGCCACCCGGATCACGGCGAACGGGCGGGACGGGTACCCGGTGGAGCCCGGCCGGTACCGGCTCGCGGTCAGCCGTGCCTGCCCGTGGGCCAACCGCCTGATCATCGTGCGGCGGCTGCTCGGGCTGGAGGACGCCATCTCGATGGCGGTGGCCGGCCCCACCCACGACGCCCGCAGCTGGACCTTCGACCTGGACCCCGGTGGGCGGGACCCGGTGCTCGGCATCGAGCGCATCCAGGAGGCGTACTTCAAGCGCTTCCCCGGCTACGAGCGTGGCATCACCGTGCCGGCGATCGTGGACGTGCCGACCGGGCAGGTGGTGACCAACGACTACGCGCAGATGAGCCTCGACCTGTCCACGCAGTGGGGCGCGTACCACCGCGAGGGCGCACCGCAGCTCTACCCCGAGCACCTGCGGGCGCAGATCGACGAGGTCAACGACGTGGTGTTCCGGGACGTCAACAACGGCGTCTACCGGTGCGGCTTCGCCGGCAGCCAGGAGGCGTACGACAAGGCGTACCACCGGCTGTTCGACCGGCTGGACTGGTTGTCCGGGCGGCTGGCCGACCAGCGCTACCTGGTCGGCGACACCATCACCGAGGCCGACGTGCGGCTCTTCACCACGCTGGTCCGCTTCGACCCGGTCTACCACGGCCACTTCAAGTGCAACCGGCAGAAGCTCAGCGAGATGCCGGTGCTCTGGGCGTACGCCCGGGACCTGTTCCAGACTCCCGGTTTCGGCGACACCATCGACTTCGACCACATCAAGCGGCACTACTACGAGGTGCACCGCGACATCAACCCGACCGGGATCGTCCCCCTCGGCCCCGACCTGTCCAACTGGCTCACCCCACACGGTCGGGAAGCGCTGGGTGGCCGCCCCTTCGGCGACGGCACCCCGCCCCCACCGCCGACCGAGCCAGTCAACCCCGCACACACTCCGCTGCGCTGA
- a CDS encoding ester cyclase: MTDVEAAARRFIADVWNARREESAYELIAQECPGLGGTGPEATLAWHRERRAAFPDLRYKIVDVVAGGERVAVHWRAAGTHVGQFGPVPPTGQVVSYSGATFLRFDAEGRIVEVWSCNELFQLLQQLGVEMLPPTVVSGPGA; the protein is encoded by the coding sequence ATGACGGATGTGGAGGCGGCGGCCCGACGTTTCATCGCCGACGTGTGGAACGCGCGCCGCGAGGAGTCCGCGTACGAGTTGATCGCCCAGGAGTGCCCGGGGCTGGGCGGCACCGGACCGGAGGCGACGCTGGCCTGGCACCGGGAGCGGCGGGCGGCCTTCCCGGATCTGCGCTACAAGATCGTGGACGTGGTGGCCGGAGGCGAGCGGGTGGCGGTGCACTGGCGGGCGGCCGGCACGCACGTCGGACAGTTCGGGCCGGTGCCGCCGACCGGGCAGGTGGTCAGCTACTCCGGGGCCACCTTCCTGCGTTTCGACGCGGAGGGTCGGATCGTCGAGGTGTGGAGCTGCAACGAGCTGTTCCAGCTGCTTCAGCAACTCGGCGTCGAGATGCTCCCACCGACCGTCGTCAGCGGGCCCGGGGCGTGA
- a CDS encoding Uma2 family endonuclease, with product MTAALHDDVPSPGEWTTDALDALPNDGRPRPEILDGNLLMSPSPTRLHQSIALLLGSALLESCPRDLDVTQGVEVRISRKRSFIPDLLVTYLDAAERNPSHYLPDQVLLVVEIVSEGSRSIDRVLKPALYAEADIPYLWRIETEAGIVVHTHKLDATKQVYVEQARLTDGILVPEPWEMDIPLERITPRAR from the coding sequence ATGACCGCCGCGCTGCACGACGACGTTCCGTCGCCGGGCGAGTGGACGACCGACGCCTTGGACGCCCTGCCCAACGACGGCCGTCCTCGCCCCGAGATCCTGGACGGAAACCTGCTCATGTCGCCCTCCCCCACGCGACTCCATCAGTCCATCGCGCTCCTGCTGGGCTCGGCCCTGCTGGAGAGCTGCCCACGCGACCTCGACGTCACCCAGGGTGTCGAGGTACGCATCTCGCGGAAGCGTTCCTTCATCCCTGATCTGCTGGTCACCTACCTCGACGCCGCAGAGCGGAATCCGTCGCACTATCTACCGGACCAGGTTCTTCTGGTGGTTGAGATCGTCTCGGAAGGGTCCCGCAGCATCGATCGGGTACTCAAGCCAGCCCTCTACGCCGAGGCGGACATCCCCTACCTCTGGCGGATAGAGACCGAGGCCGGCATCGTCGTACACACCCACAAGCTCGACGCGACGAAGCAGGTCTACGTCGAGCAGGCTCGACTCACTGACGGCATTCTCGTGCCGGAGCCGTGGGAGATGGACATCCCGCTGGAGCGGATCACGCCCCGGGCCCGCTGA
- a CDS encoding NuoI/complex I 23 kDa subunit family protein, with translation MVDMSDPSEHGGAAGGTESGLPGAGLVKGLAVTLKTMTSRSTTQQYPDVAPELPPRSRGVIALSEENCTVCMLCARECPDWCIYIDSHKEEVAVPGAARPRQRNVLDKFDIDFSLCMYCGICIEVCPFDALYWSPEFEYAEYDIKDLLHDKDHLGQWMATVPPPPAHDPNGEPAKEETAAARKAAAARPAPPAVRPEPGADPGAAS, from the coding sequence ATGGTCGACATGAGCGACCCCAGCGAGCACGGCGGCGCGGCCGGCGGCACCGAGAGCGGCCTCCCGGGCGCGGGTCTGGTGAAGGGGCTGGCGGTCACCCTCAAGACGATGACCAGCCGCTCGACCACCCAGCAGTACCCGGACGTCGCCCCCGAGCTGCCGCCCCGCTCGCGCGGCGTGATCGCGCTGTCCGAGGAGAACTGCACGGTCTGCATGCTGTGCGCCCGCGAGTGTCCGGACTGGTGCATCTACATCGACTCGCACAAGGAGGAGGTGGCGGTGCCCGGCGCCGCCCGCCCCCGCCAGCGCAACGTGCTCGACAAGTTCGACATCGACTTCTCGCTCTGCATGTACTGCGGCATCTGCATCGAGGTCTGCCCGTTCGACGCGCTCTACTGGTCGCCCGAGTTCGAGTACGCCGAGTACGACATCAAGGACCTGCTGCACGACAAGGACCACCTGGGCCAGTGGATGGCCACAGTTCCGCCGCCGCCGGCGCACGACCCGAACGGCGAGCCGGCCAAGGAGGAGACCGCGGCCGCGCGCAAGGCGGCCGCCGCACGTCCGGCCCCGCCGGCGGTACGCCCCGAGCCCGGCGCCGACCCGGGTGCCGCGTCGTGA
- a CDS encoding NADH-quinone oxidoreductase subunit J family protein — protein sequence MTGADLLLLALGAVAVGAGVLVVTTKHLVRAGLYLVVCLGALAGDYLVLSAELVAWVQVLIYVGAVVVLLLFAVMLTRAPIGASDDLDRPGWPAALIGGGAGLGLTVLLVDAYRWSTVALPDAGTAERLGEQIFASWVLPFEVLSVLLLSALVGAVVLSRPDIGRSGAGVDGTAAPDGVDVTSGGRR from the coding sequence GTGACCGGCGCGGACCTGCTGCTGCTCGCCCTCGGCGCGGTGGCTGTCGGTGCTGGCGTGCTGGTGGTGACCACGAAGCACCTGGTCCGGGCGGGGCTCTACCTGGTGGTCTGCCTGGGCGCGCTGGCCGGCGACTATCTCGTGCTCAGCGCCGAGCTGGTGGCCTGGGTGCAGGTGCTGATCTACGTGGGCGCGGTGGTGGTGCTGCTGCTGTTCGCGGTGATGCTGACCCGGGCGCCGATCGGCGCCTCCGACGACCTGGACCGGCCCGGCTGGCCGGCCGCGCTGATCGGCGGCGGCGCCGGGCTGGGGCTGACCGTCCTGCTGGTCGACGCCTACCGCTGGAGCACGGTGGCGCTGCCCGACGCGGGCACCGCCGAGCGGTTGGGGGAGCAGATCTTCGCCTCGTGGGTGCTGCCGTTCGAGGTGCTCTCCGTACTGCTGCTGTCGGCGCTGGTGGGCGCGGTGGTGCTGTCCCGGCCGGACATCGGCCGGTCCGGTGCGGGAGTGGACGGCACAGCGGCGCCGGACGGGGTGGACGTGACTTCCGGGGGGCGCCGGTGA
- the nuoK gene encoding NADH-quinone oxidoreductase subunit NuoK, whose translation MRPVIPYVTAALLFGLGVYGVLRRRNAVLVLMAVELMLNAVNLILVTADTTARSALPHSGQVFALFVIVLAAAEIGVGLAIVLQLYRLRASVAVDEVPLTEPTESPRTAGTPEPAAAGTAGRDTEAGR comes from the coding sequence GTGAGACCTGTCATCCCGTACGTCACCGCCGCGTTGCTGTTCGGCCTCGGCGTCTACGGCGTGCTGCGCCGGCGTAACGCGGTGCTGGTGCTGATGGCTGTGGAGTTGATGCTCAACGCGGTGAACCTGATCCTGGTCACCGCGGACACCACCGCCCGATCCGCGCTGCCGCACTCCGGTCAGGTCTTCGCGCTCTTCGTCATCGTCCTCGCCGCCGCCGAGATCGGCGTGGGGTTGGCGATCGTCCTTCAGCTCTACCGGCTGCGCGCCAGCGTGGCGGTGGACGAGGTGCCGTTGACCGAACCCACCGAGTCGCCGCGGACCGCCGGTACGCCGGAGCCAGCCGCCGCCGGCACCGCCGGCCGGGACACGGAGGCGGGCCGGTGA